A stretch of DNA from Hyalangium ruber:
GGGCACACCCTGGTGATGGGCCGCAAGACGTACGAGTCCATCGGCCGTCCGCTGCCGGGCCGCGCCTTCATCGTGGTGACGCGCCAGCGCGACTTCGCGCCTCCGGGCGTGAAGGTGGCTCACTCGGTGGACGAGGCGCTCGCGCTGGCTCCGGCCGACGACGAGGTCTTCATCGCCGGAGGCGCCGAGCTCTACGCGCAGACGCTGGGGCGGCTGGACCGGCTCTATCTCACCCGCATCGAGCGCGACTTTCCGGGCGACACCTACTTCCCCGAGGTGGATCTGTCCCAATGGACACTCCTCGAGCAGGAGCACCACCCCGCCTCGGGCCCGGAAGCCCTGCCCTACGCCTTCCTCACCTACCAGCGGTGAGGGCCGGGCGATTTTGTTGACTTTGATTCTCAAAATTGAAACGCCCCGCCAAGGCTGTTAGAACCTCCGGTGTGAACCGCACCGGTGTCGTCCTGTTGTCCCTGCTCCTCGCGCTGCCGCTGGCGGCTCGGGCCGATGAGTCCGCGTCCGAGGGGCGCACCTGGCACCGGCTGGTGGGCATCCTCCAATACCTGCAAGCCGACTACCCGGCCGCGGTCGAGTCCCAGTCCGAGTTCGAGCTGACGGAGCAGAAGAGCTTCATCGCCGAGGCGGTGGTGGCGGCCAACGAGCTGGGCTCGGCGGGCCAGGGCTTCCTGCCTCGCATCCAGGCGGTGAAGGCCCGGGTGGATGAGGGCAAGGACCCCGAGGGCGTCAGCCGCGACTGTGGCGCGCTCGTGGAGGACCTGGTGCTCGCCGGGGGCCTGTCGCGCAGCCCGCGCCAGCCGCCCAACCTCACCCGGGGCGAGGAGCTCTATAAGGTGTCCTGCACCGCCTGCCACGGCGCCGATGGCCGCGCCCAGGTGACCATCGCCCAGACGATGGAGCCCCAGCCGGCCAACTTCCATGATCCGGACATCATGGCCGGGCTCACGCCGTACAAGGCCTTCAACACCACCAGCTTCGGGGTGCCGGGCACTGCGATGCCGGGCTTCCCCACGCTCTCCGAGGATGAGCGCTGGTCGCTGGCCTTCTTCCTCTTCACCCTGCGCCAGCCCGCGTGCGAGGGCACCCCACCGCGCGTGTCGCTGGAGCGCCTGGCCACCGCCACGGACCCGGAATTGGCCGCCGAGTACGGCGAGCAGAACATCGCGTGCCTGCGCCGCAAGTTGCCGGACGTGGACGAGGAGCGCGCGTTGATGGCGGCGCGCACCCGGGTGGAGGAGGCGCTGCGGCTGGGCGGCTCGGGCGACATGCTGGGCGCTCGCAACGCGTTGCTGGACGCGTACCTCACGGGCCTGGAGCCGGTGGAGGTGAAGCTGCGCGCGAGGGATCCGCAGCTGGTGACGAAGCTGGAGCAGTCGTTCCTCCAGTCGCGGCTGGCGGCCGAGCGCAACAGCCCGCACCTGCAGGACGAGGGGCGCGAGCTGCTGTCGCTGCTGGACCAGGCGCGGCGGGGCAGCGGCAACACGGCGAGCATGCTGTCCGTCATCTGGCTCACCTTCCTCATCCTCCTGCGCGAGGGCTTCGAGGCCACCGTCATCGTCGCGGCGCTGCTGGCGGCGCTCAAGAAGATGGAGGCCACCCAGCAGGTGCGCGTGGTGCACGCCGGGTGGATCTCCGCGCTGGTGGTGGGCGCGCTGGCGTTCTTCTTCGGGAGGCACCTGCTGGCCGGCGCCAACCGCGAGGTGATGGAGGGCGTGGTGGCCCTGGTGGCGGTGGCGATGCTGCTGTACGCGGCGCTGTGGCTGAATGCGCGCGCCAACATGAGCCGCTTCATGGGCGAGCTGCGCCAGAAGATGCAGGGCGCGCTGGGCAGCGGCAGCACGCTGGGCCTGTTCGCCATCGCCTTCACCGCGGTGCTGCGCGAGAGCTTCGAGACGGCGGTGTTCCTCCAGGGCCTGGCGCTCGACTCGGCCTCGGGCGTGGCGTGGGGCTCGCTGGCGGGCGGCGTGGCGCTGGTGGCGATGGTCCTCTTCGTGCGCCGCGTGGGCTACAAGCTGCCCATGAAGACGCTCTTCCAGGCGTCCACGGTGCTGCTGGTGGCCACCGCCGTCATGCTGCTGGGCAAGGGGCTGCACGCGCTCCAAGAGGTGGCCCTGCTGCCGCTGATGCCCATCCCCTTCGTCACCGTGGAGATGCTGGGCGTCTACCCGGACGCGGTGTCGCTCACGCCGCAGCTGGTGCTCGCGCTGGCGCCACTGGCCTTCCTCGCCTTCCGCAAGGGTCGCACGGCGCGGCTGGCCGGAGCCTCCTCGCAGGGCTGAGCCCGTAGGCGCACCGCTCCCAGGTCCTCCGCGCGCGGGCCTGGGCCCTCCACCTCGCCTCGGGGAAGCCGCTAGGCTGCCGCGCATGCTCCTGACACGTATCGTGCTGTGCCTCGCCCTGCTTGCGCCATGCGTGGGACTCGCCCAGGCGCCCGAGGGTGAGCCCTCCCCGGCACCCACCGAGGCGCTCCCGCCTCCTCCCTTGCTGCCAGCCCCGGAGCAACCCGAGGAGAGCCCGCCCGAGGGAGAGCTGATTCCTCGGGAGTACGAACTCAATGGGCCACTGAAACAGAGCTTCTCCGCCTCGCGCGCCATGCTCGAGCTCATCGGCGGCGGCGCGGTGGGCGCTGGCATGGCGATCGCGGGAGGAATCTTTGGAGGCCTCGTCTTCTCGGCGTCCTGCGAGGACCTGGACTGCCTCGGTGTCGTTTTCGTCTCGGGGCTCGTGGGCGCCACCTTCGGCGTACCGCTGGGCGTCTATGGCGCCGGCAGGCTCATGGACGGCCGGGGTCAGTACTGGCCCACGTTCCT
This window harbors:
- a CDS encoding cytochrome c/FTR1 family iron permease produces the protein MNRTGVVLLSLLLALPLAARADESASEGRTWHRLVGILQYLQADYPAAVESQSEFELTEQKSFIAEAVVAANELGSAGQGFLPRIQAVKARVDEGKDPEGVSRDCGALVEDLVLAGGLSRSPRQPPNLTRGEELYKVSCTACHGADGRAQVTIAQTMEPQPANFHDPDIMAGLTPYKAFNTTSFGVPGTAMPGFPTLSEDERWSLAFFLFTLRQPACEGTPPRVSLERLATATDPELAAEYGEQNIACLRRKLPDVDEERALMAARTRVEEALRLGGSGDMLGARNALLDAYLTGLEPVEVKLRARDPQLVTKLEQSFLQSRLAAERNSPHLQDEGRELLSLLDQARRGSGNTASMLSVIWLTFLILLREGFEATVIVAALLAALKKMEATQQVRVVHAGWISALVVGALAFFFGRHLLAGANREVMEGVVALVAVAMLLYAALWLNARANMSRFMGELRQKMQGALGSGSTLGLFAIAFTAVLRESFETAVFLQGLALDSASGVAWGSLAGGVALVAMVLFVRRVGYKLPMKTLFQASTVLLVATAVMLLGKGLHALQEVALLPLMPIPFVTVEMLGVYPDAVSLTPQLVLALAPLAFLAFRKGRTARLAGASSQG
- a CDS encoding dihydrofolate reductase, with translation MRLSAIVAMAANRVIGANNQLPWRLPADLARFKRLTMGHTLVMGRKTYESIGRPLPGRAFIVVTRQRDFAPPGVKVAHSVDEALALAPADDEVFIAGGAELYAQTLGRLDRLYLTRIERDFPGDTYFPEVDLSQWTLLEQEHHPASGPEALPYAFLTYQR